A window of Lacibacter sediminis contains these coding sequences:
- a CDS encoding phosphatidate cytidylyltransferase — translation MLSSCQLVEGIFKAGMGFGIFIVVAIIALIIFIIMRIGRGKKDA, via the coding sequence ATGTTGAGTTCATGCCAATTGGTGGAAGGTATTTTCAAAGCGGGCATGGGGTTTGGAATTTTTATTGTAGTTGCAATTATTGCACTCATTATCTTTATTATCATGCGTATTGGACGTGGTAAAAAAGATGCTTAA
- a CDS encoding DUF4382 domain-containing protein has translation MKKTMIFCSLVLISSVLLFTACKKNKNSTELKINLTDAPYDAQQVNVDIKEVNVNFNGDSTGWIKLETMAGIYDLLKLQNGVDTFLAAGTVPTGTLKELRLVLGTQNTIMIDSVIYPLSTPSSQQSGLKIKVNRNLAAGLDSLLVDFDAALSISKDGSGNYILQPVLKLK, from the coding sequence ATGAAAAAAACAATGATCTTTTGTTCGTTAGTACTAATCTCTTCGGTATTACTATTTACAGCCTGTAAGAAAAATAAGAACAGTACTGAATTAAAAATCAATCTTACGGATGCACCGTATGATGCGCAACAGGTGAATGTTGACATTAAAGAAGTGAATGTAAATTTCAATGGCGATTCCACCGGCTGGATAAAACTTGAAACAATGGCCGGTATTTATGATCTGTTGAAATTGCAAAATGGAGTGGATACATTTCTTGCAGCAGGAACAGTACCAACAGGCACGCTTAAAGAATTACGTTTAGTGTTAGGTACGCAAAACACAATTATGATCGATAGTGTTATTTATCCGTTAAGCACACCAAGCAGCCAGCAAAGTGGATTGAAAATAAAAGTCAACCGCAATCTCGCAGCCGGTCTAGATTCATTGCTGGTTGATTTTGATGCAGCTCTTTCAATCAGTAAAGATGGCAGTGGTAATTATATTTTACAACCTGTGTTGAAACTAAAATAG
- a CDS encoding MFS transporter has product MNQPTASSSIWKVIAASSMGTLIEWYDFYIFGMLAKTISVQFFPEGNDVAALLSTLAIFAAGFIVRPFGALLFGRLGDLIGRKYTFLLTLVLMGSATFLIGLVPGYKSIGVLAPILVLLLRLIQGLALGGEYGGAATYVAEHAPANKRGLYTSWIQTTATLGLFVALGVILLVKSSMSNEAFDAEWGGWRYPFWLSILLVGVSIYIRMKMKESPLFAKLKHEGKTSVNPLKESFSHKANFKMVLLALFGAVMGQGVIWYTGQFYAQNFLETRVMIEFGQSRTILLWAILFATPFFVFFGWLSDKIGRKWIMLIGMLLGVLFYRPIYSSFLSSVDPDKIEIVDVKETATPKVVAEPSATGSLRTTTTSYASTNGWAYTVVSKETIKQDGSVTTAQMQYKDRVLPTPVFWKFVWLVFIQIFFVTMVYGPVAAFLVELFPTKIRYTSMSLPYHIGNGVFGGLVPFIGLLLTTSFPADPLVGLWYPIIVAALCFVIGALYLNNKIDPNVND; this is encoded by the coding sequence ATGAATCAACCGACTGCTTCCTCTTCCATCTGGAAAGTGATTGCTGCTTCCTCGATGGGTACCTTAATTGAATGGTACGACTTTTACATTTTTGGTATGCTTGCCAAAACAATTTCAGTTCAATTCTTTCCCGAAGGCAATGATGTGGCTGCTTTGCTCAGCACACTGGCCATTTTTGCTGCAGGTTTTATTGTGCGTCCCTTTGGTGCATTATTATTTGGTCGCCTGGGTGATCTGATCGGCCGCAAGTATACCTTTCTGTTAACACTTGTGCTCATGGGCAGCGCTACTTTTTTAATCGGGCTGGTTCCCGGTTATAAATCAATTGGTGTATTAGCGCCCATTCTTGTTTTATTACTTCGATTGATACAAGGCCTGGCATTAGGTGGCGAATATGGCGGTGCTGCTACTTACGTGGCCGAACATGCGCCGGCAAATAAACGTGGACTTTATACAAGCTGGATACAAACCACTGCAACATTGGGTTTGTTTGTTGCATTGGGCGTTATTCTTCTTGTGAAATCAAGTATGAGTAATGAAGCGTTTGATGCAGAGTGGGGTGGATGGCGCTATCCTTTTTGGTTGTCGATTCTGTTAGTGGGCGTCTCTATTTATATACGCATGAAGATGAAGGAATCACCTTTGTTTGCGAAACTGAAACATGAAGGAAAGACATCCGTCAATCCTTTGAAAGAAAGTTTCAGCCACAAAGCAAATTTTAAAATGGTATTACTGGCATTGTTTGGTGCAGTAATGGGGCAGGGCGTTATCTGGTACACCGGTCAGTTTTATGCGCAGAATTTTTTAGAAACAAGAGTAATGATCGAATTTGGACAAAGCAGAACCATTTTGCTTTGGGCCATCCTGTTTGCAACACCCTTCTTTGTTTTCTTTGGATGGTTGAGTGATAAGATCGGTCGTAAATGGATCATGCTTATTGGTATGCTGTTGGGAGTATTGTTCTACAGACCTATTTACAGTAGCTTTTTATCCAGTGTTGATCCGGATAAAATTGAGATAGTTGACGTAAAAGAAACTGCAACTCCTAAAGTTGTAGCTGAGCCATCAGCCACTGGTTCGCTCCGCACAACAACCACTTCTTATGCATCAACAAATGGGTGGGCTTATACAGTTGTATCGAAAGAAACCATCAAGCAAGATGGTTCAGTTACTACGGCGCAGATGCAATATAAAGACCGTGTGTTGCCAACTCCCGTCTTCTGGAAGTTTGTATGGCTGGTATTTATCCAGATATTTTTTGTAACAATGGTGTATGGCCCTGTTGCAGCATTTCTTGTTGAGTTGTTTCCAACAAAGATCCGTTACACGTCTATGTCGTTGCCTTATCATATAGGTAATGGTGTATTTGGTGGGTTGGTGCCGTTCATAGGGTTACTGTTGACCACTTCTTTTCCTGCTGATCCGTTGGTAGGGTTGTGGTATCCAATCATCGTAGCGGCATTATGTTTTGTAATTGGTGCTTTATATCTGAATAATAAAATTGATCCAAACGTAAACGATTAA
- a CDS encoding DUF6814 family protein, with product MNKLKRYAGLVWIIAGPLIFILLLMAAWYNIDTAGKKDINNPVPWVIIIGIFLPIVIGLVIFGWYALKGEYDHLPEDSTEIE from the coding sequence ATGAACAAATTAAAACGATATGCAGGTCTTGTGTGGATAATAGCAGGCCCATTGATTTTTATTTTACTGTTGATGGCTGCGTGGTATAATATTGATACTGCGGGAAAGAAAGATATCAACAATCCTGTTCCGTGGGTGATCATCATCGGAATTTTTTTACCAATCGTTATTGGCCTGGTGATCTTTGGTTGGTATGCACTCAAAGGGGAGTATGATCATCTGCCCGAAGATTCAACTGAGATAGAATAA
- a CDS encoding dodecin family protein gives MPIVKIIEVIASSDKGIDDAIRQAVAEASKTVRNIDSVYVQDIKAHVKDGQVTTFGCVCKISFRIE, from the coding sequence ATGCCAATTGTAAAAATAATTGAAGTGATTGCTTCGTCAGACAAAGGAATTGATGATGCTATTCGTCAGGCCGTAGCCGAAGCATCTAAGACAGTGCGGAATATTGACTCTGTATATGTGCAGGATATTAAAGCACATGTAAAAGATGGTCAGGTAACCACCTTTGGCTGCGTATGTAAAATATCATTCAGAATTGAATAA
- a CDS encoding GAF domain-containing protein, with translation MNTMLIAQLPRFEELRLSDLHLYELLDTPGETEFDELRELAAQICNCPISLITLIDKDRQWFKSKQGIAESETSRDVSFCSHAILNNEIMIIDDAASDERFFDNPLVTGDMNVRFYAGAPIISPTGQNLGTICVIDTRPRQLTTAQERAMEILSNQITKLLELRLKSKVLEQRAGELIRIKDEATIDLIKGQDEEKLLLAKELHENIAQELAASRLYLNMAVVNEGGRLDFINEANQSIGNALAEIKNLSYNIIPSTVDSVSVQVMMENFLHTHRSAHSFNTEIKITGKSELIGFGQAINCTKIAESWLQFIESKRDAGNVSIQISVEDDITLCIEDDASDHQIKAREQKLISSIVYYRVIDMNGSVKFIETERGTNLLCVNFPLVKK, from the coding sequence ATGAATACTATGCTCATTGCCCAGTTACCCAGGTTTGAAGAGTTGCGTCTTTCCGATCTGCATTTATATGAATTGCTCGATACACCGGGAGAAACAGAATTTGATGAACTGCGTGAGCTTGCTGCACAAATCTGTAATTGTCCCATATCGTTAATTACCTTGATTGATAAAGACCGGCAATGGTTTAAATCAAAACAAGGGATCGCTGAATCTGAAACAAGCAGAGATGTGTCTTTTTGCTCACACGCCATTCTTAATAACGAGATCATGATTATTGATGATGCTGCATCAGATGAGCGTTTTTTTGATAATCCTTTGGTTACGGGTGATATGAATGTTCGGTTTTATGCAGGAGCACCTATTATTTCACCAACTGGCCAAAATCTCGGGACTATTTGTGTAATCGATACGAGGCCCCGCCAGCTTACAACAGCACAGGAAAGGGCAATGGAAATATTATCGAACCAAATAACCAAATTATTAGAGCTTCGATTAAAATCAAAAGTTTTAGAGCAGCGTGCGGGAGAATTGATCAGGATAAAGGATGAGGCCACCATTGACCTTATCAAGGGACAAGATGAAGAAAAATTGTTGTTGGCAAAAGAACTGCATGAAAATATTGCACAGGAGTTGGCAGCCAGCAGATTGTATTTGAATATGGCAGTTGTTAACGAAGGAGGGAGATTGGATTTCATAAATGAAGCTAACCAATCAATCGGCAATGCTTTAGCTGAGATTAAAAACCTTTCTTACAACATTATTCCGTCAACTGTTGATTCGGTTTCTGTTCAGGTAATGATGGAAAACTTTCTGCACACTCATCGTTCAGCGCATTCTTTCAATACTGAGATAAAGATAACGGGTAAGTCAGAGCTGATTGGTTTTGGTCAGGCAATCAATTGTACAAAAATTGCAGAATCGTGGTTACAGTTTATTGAGTCGAAGCGGGATGCAGGCAATGTGAGTATTCAAATATCTGTTGAAGATGATATTACTCTTTGCATAGAGGATGATGCGTCTGATCATCAGATAAAAGCCAGGGAACAAAAATTGATCAGCAGCATAGTGTATTATCGGGTGATTGATATGAATGGATCTGTGAAATTTATTGAAACTGAACGTGGCACGAACCTGCTTTGCGTAAACTTTCCTTTAGTAAAAAAATAA
- a CDS encoding CvpA family protein: MNTVDIFLVLLTLLAAFIGYRFGALRFILELFKWSAAVVAGILLYSNTVDEVVQKLPSLKDWYLPLSLIAGFIVVYIILSVLQRLLMNATNNESSIHLLDRMSGIIPGLVLGIILSAVTARLLTFSVIDSISAEAEKSEVAAMLSPYSEIAEKQISPILEKTFDVALSNGKSEPEVYATDYYSIRPDLEQQMLQLVNAERKKKGLKPLVADEQLRNVARAHSSDMLKRGYFSHMTPEGKDPFYRMKKAGVTYRKAGENLAYASTLAKAHRGLMNSPSHRAAILNKSFGRVGIGIVDGGRSGLMISQEFKD, from the coding sequence ATGAACACTGTCGATATTTTTCTCGTACTGTTGACTTTGCTGGCAGCCTTTATTGGTTACCGGTTCGGTGCATTACGTTTTATATTGGAACTGTTTAAATGGTCGGCAGCTGTTGTTGCGGGCATTCTTCTTTACAGCAACACGGTTGATGAAGTTGTACAAAAATTACCATCACTAAAAGATTGGTATCTGCCGTTAAGTTTAATTGCGGGCTTTATCGTTGTATATATCATCCTCTCGGTGCTCCAACGCCTCCTGATGAATGCAACCAACAACGAAAGCAGCATTCATCTTCTCGACAGGATGAGTGGGATTATTCCCGGCCTTGTGCTGGGAATAATATTGAGCGCTGTTACTGCAAGGCTTCTTACTTTTTCAGTGATCGACAGCATTAGTGCTGAAGCAGAGAAAAGTGAAGTGGCCGCTATGCTTTCGCCTTATAGTGAAATTGCAGAGAAACAAATCAGTCCGATACTTGAAAAAACATTTGATGTTGCCCTGTCTAACGGGAAATCAGAACCGGAAGTTTATGCCACAGATTATTACAGCATCAGGCCAGACCTTGAACAACAGATGTTGCAGCTTGTAAATGCTGAGCGAAAGAAAAAAGGATTGAAACCGCTTGTTGCTGATGAGCAATTACGGAATGTGGCAAGGGCTCACTCATCAGATATGTTGAAAAGAGGTTATTTCTCACATATGACACCGGAAGGAAAAGATCCGTTTTACCGGATGAAGAAGGCTGGAGTAACCTATCGAAAAGCCGGCGAAAATCTTGCTTATGCTTCCACACTTGCAAAAGCACATCGGGGATTAATGAACTCTCCCAGTCATCGTGCAGCTATACTCAATAAATCATTTGGACGGGTGGGTATTGGCATTGTTGATGGAGGCAGGTCCGGCTTAATGATCTCACAGGAGTTTAAAGATTAA
- a CDS encoding glycine zipper domain-containing protein produces the protein MKQIFTILSVAAIVAVVTVSCKTKTATTDQTNVLSAVDSAEFAAFQEWKEQQEMKKMKETTTVRYVERRQTAANTSPAVVTNTRPAKKKWTNATKGAVIGGASGAVIGGVVSKKNRVAGVLVGGVLGAGGGWAIGRSIDKKQGNY, from the coding sequence ATGAAACAGATATTTACAATTTTATCGGTAGCAGCAATTGTTGCAGTAGTAACAGTATCGTGCAAAACAAAAACAGCAACAACTGATCAAACAAATGTTTTATCAGCCGTTGATTCTGCAGAGTTTGCTGCTTTCCAGGAATGGAAAGAACAACAGGAAATGAAAAAAATGAAGGAAACGACTACCGTTCGCTACGTAGAGCGCAGACAAACTGCAGCTAACACTTCGCCTGCTGTTGTTACAAACACAAGACCAGCTAAGAAAAAATGGACCAACGCTACAAAAGGAGCAGTTATTGGCGGCGCAAGTGGTGCAGTCATTGGTGGTGTTGTAAGTAAAAAGAATCGTGTTGCCGGCGTGTTGGTGGGTGGTGTACTTGGTGCCGGTGGTGGCTGGGCTATTGGCCGGTCAATTGATAAAAAACAAGGCAATTATTAA
- a CDS encoding PAS domain-containing sensor histidine kinase codes for MYSHPNLMKLQADVSRCSPAVFITGIYLTLSTIWIFWSDALVEKLAHNNSTLLVNLQNQKGIAFVLLSSILLFVISHSLYNRLRNSNKSKTTLEQKFEALNVAARGGMIDYDTETKTATINEKMSFFMPSGTHKIENFFQTFMERIHIADHARVRSEYEMANETGQNVWTTEYRLLGTDGIYYSVLSSLFLIRDPETNKTHRLIGEIQDITQLRNLQAEYYNQQLKHKQRLASTIIKAQENERNRWAQELHDNISQILTVINLYLGNTNVKIDRNITMINEAKKMVNEVQQEIRFLSAAMKPPVFSLMTLEQSLDKLIADITRVKKIGFSLTASELDETKLNDEQKLMIYRVVQEQLNNILKYAEANHIDISLHSENELVHIQLTDDGKGFDSIKIKTGLGFRNIQSRLLVYNGDMKLESSPGKGCRLSVTFHI; via the coding sequence ATGTACTCACATCCTAACCTCATGAAGCTGCAGGCAGATGTATCGAGATGCAGCCCTGCTGTTTTTATAACAGGCATCTATCTTACTCTCAGCACCATTTGGATATTCTGGAGCGATGCCCTGGTTGAAAAACTTGCCCATAATAATTCTACGTTATTAGTGAATCTCCAGAATCAAAAAGGGATCGCTTTCGTTTTACTTTCCAGTATACTTCTTTTTGTGATCAGCCACAGTCTCTATAATCGTTTACGTAATTCCAATAAAAGCAAAACTACTTTAGAGCAAAAATTTGAAGCGTTAAACGTGGCAGCACGTGGAGGAATGATCGATTACGACACAGAAACAAAAACGGCCACTATCAATGAAAAGATGAGCTTCTTTATGCCCAGCGGCACACACAAGATTGAAAATTTTTTCCAGACGTTTATGGAACGAATTCACATAGCAGATCATGCGAGGGTTAGATCAGAATATGAAATGGCTAACGAAACCGGGCAGAATGTGTGGACAACAGAGTACAGGCTGCTTGGCACTGATGGAATTTATTACTCCGTATTAAGCAGTTTATTTCTGATACGTGACCCCGAAACAAATAAGACGCATCGGTTGATTGGCGAAATTCAGGATATTACTCAACTTCGAAATTTGCAGGCAGAATATTATAACCAACAACTAAAACACAAGCAACGGCTTGCCAGCACCATCATCAAAGCACAGGAGAACGAACGCAACCGCTGGGCGCAGGAACTGCACGACAATATCTCTCAGATACTTACTGTAATTAATCTTTACCTGGGAAATACAAATGTAAAAATTGACAGAAACATCACAATGATCAATGAAGCAAAAAAAATGGTGAATGAAGTGCAACAGGAAATCCGTTTTCTTTCTGCCGCCATGAAACCTCCTGTTTTTTCACTCATGACGTTAGAACAATCGCTCGATAAACTTATTGCCGATATTACACGTGTAAAAAAAATCGGGTTCAGCCTTACTGCATCAGAACTTGATGAAACAAAACTGAATGATGAACAAAAATTAATGATCTATCGTGTGGTGCAGGAGCAACTGAATAATATTCTGAAATACGCAGAGGCAAATCATATCGACATCAGTTTACATTCCGAGAACGAACTGGTGCATATACAGCTAACGGATGACGGCAAAGGTTTTGACAGCATTAAAATAAAAACAGGATTAGGCTTCAGAAATATTCAAAGTCGGCTACTGGTTTATAATGGGGATATGAAACTTGAATCTTCTCCGGGCAAAGGCTGCAGGTTATCGGTTACATTTCATATCTAA
- a CDS encoding META domain-containing protein, with amino-acid sequence MKNVSAIILLTLVFVSCSPKLSPDHNWDQKRWTLYELKTVPVQLSGTEKDANLMFVPSQKQVSGTGGCNRIAGSYELKKDGGIKFSNITSTKMMCSDQAFEDRFLEVLNEVDGYAVENNIMLLKKGKEVVMRLR; translated from the coding sequence ATGAAAAATGTATCTGCGATTATTCTTTTAACACTGGTCTTTGTTTCCTGCAGCCCTAAACTTTCGCCCGACCATAACTGGGATCAAAAGCGTTGGACATTGTATGAATTGAAAACAGTGCCCGTTCAATTAAGTGGTACAGAGAAAGATGCCAATCTTATGTTTGTACCTTCACAAAAACAAGTGAGCGGCACGGGAGGTTGTAATCGAATTGCAGGTAGCTATGAACTGAAAAAAGACGGAGGTATCAAATTTTCAAATATTACTTCTACAAAAATGATGTGTTCTGATCAGGCATTTGAAGATCGTTTTCTTGAAGTGCTGAATGAGGTTGATGGATATGCAGTTGAAAATAATATCATGTTGCTGAAGAAAGGGAAAGAAGTGGTGATGCGTTTACGTTAA
- a CDS encoding M20/M25/M40 family metallo-hydrolase, with protein MIRFVIALLLLSTSTFAQHKDSVMVSRIIKEATENSQLKKLGQELMDGIGPRLVGTPQMQQAHDWAVAKYTSWGVTARNEKWGEWRGWQRGVTHVDMVHPRIKTLEGMQLAWSPGTGGKTVTADVVIVPDLADSAAFQKWLPTVKGKFVMISMNQPTGRPDYNWDEFGTKESIEKMKKERTELTEAWSKRISKTGYTARTLPVALENAGAVGVVMSNWSRGFGVNKIFGSNTKKVPTVDLALEDYGLLYRLAEAGITPKISVRADSKELGVVPTYNTVAEIKGSTKPNEYVMLSAHFDSWDGGTGATDNGTGTLVMMEAMRILKLVYPNPKRTILVGHWGSEEQGLNGSRAFVEDHPEIIANIQALFNQDNGTGRVVNISGQGFLHAYDYIGRWLARVPNKYKAELETRFPGAPGGGGSDYASFVAAGVPAFSLSSNSWSYGNYTWHTNRDTYDKIVFDDVQNNAILTAILIYMACEDENKTSRERIVLPVNQRTGEPGKWPAQTKATRRGGLD; from the coding sequence ATGATTCGATTCGTAATTGCTTTACTGTTACTAAGCACTTCAACTTTTGCGCAGCACAAAGATTCTGTAATGGTAAGCCGCATCATTAAAGAAGCCACAGAAAATTCTCAACTGAAAAAACTCGGACAGGAATTAATGGATGGCATTGGGCCACGTCTTGTAGGCACACCACAAATGCAACAGGCACATGATTGGGCCGTTGCAAAATATACAAGTTGGGGTGTAACTGCACGTAATGAAAAATGGGGTGAATGGCGTGGATGGCAACGAGGCGTTACACATGTTGACATGGTTCATCCCCGTATAAAAACATTGGAAGGCATGCAGCTTGCGTGGAGCCCCGGCACAGGTGGCAAAACAGTTACTGCTGACGTGGTGATTGTTCCTGACTTAGCAGATTCTGCTGCCTTTCAAAAATGGTTGCCAACTGTGAAAGGAAAATTCGTGATGATCTCAATGAATCAACCAACCGGTCGTCCTGATTACAACTGGGATGAGTTTGGAACCAAAGAATCAATTGAGAAAATGAAAAAGGAACGCACTGAATTAACAGAAGCATGGAGCAAACGCATCAGCAAAACTGGTTACACGGCTCGAACATTACCTGTTGCTTTGGAAAATGCAGGTGCAGTTGGTGTGGTGATGAGTAACTGGTCGAGAGGTTTTGGTGTAAACAAGATCTTTGGATCAAACACAAAGAAAGTTCCAACTGTTGATCTTGCATTGGAAGATTATGGCTTACTCTATCGCTTGGCTGAAGCCGGCATTACACCAAAGATCAGTGTGCGTGCCGATTCAAAAGAACTTGGTGTTGTGCCAACATATAATACTGTTGCAGAAATAAAAGGATCAACCAAACCAAATGAATATGTAATGCTGTCTGCCCACTTCGATTCATGGGATGGCGGTACGGGTGCAACAGATAACGGCACAGGTACATTGGTGATGATGGAAGCAATGCGTATTTTGAAATTGGTTTATCCAAATCCTAAACGCACCATTCTTGTTGGTCATTGGGGAAGCGAAGAACAGGGTTTGAATGGATCACGTGCATTTGTAGAAGATCATCCGGAAATTATTGCAAACATACAGGCGCTGTTTAACCAGGATAATGGAACAGGACGTGTTGTAAATATTTCTGGTCAGGGTTTCCTGCATGCATACGATTATATTGGCCGTTGGTTGGCACGTGTACCAAACAAATACAAAGCGGAACTAGAAACAAGATTCCCGGGAGCTCCCGGTGGTGGCGGATCTGACTATGCATCGTTTGTAGCAGCAGGTGTTCCTGCATTTTCATTAAGCTCTAACAGCTGGAGCTATGGCAATTACACCTGGCATACTAACCGTGACACGTATGATAAGATCGTGTTTGATGATGTACAAAACAATGCAATCTTAACTGCTATTCTCATTTACATGGCTTGTGAAGATGAAAACAAAACTTCACGTGAACGCATCGTATTACCTGTTAATCAACGCACGGGTGAACCGGGCAAATGGCCGGCGCAAACAAAAGCAACACGCAGAGGTGGTTTAGATTAA
- a CDS encoding T9SS type A sorting domain-containing protein, producing MKKHALHIILLFPLFLSAQITSPMIRANFGVDADLRANFFNLSILAGNDDWFHDGTAGAGIHVIDTTGAAGILSGYSTNPLTKPMSFARSMRYPVLSTISNRIYYDAAFVRDHRDNDSTAFIGGLKNGQSPQAWAGTTTPVLSKNDISEVFLHVRRDGTNPTDSLWFFGAVGILGTNGDRYFDFELYQTDIAYNKATGLFQNYGPDFGHTTWKFDGAGNITQLGDIIFTAEYGNAGLNFIEARIWTEKTSITTVSPGAFDWTGTFDGEAASSTHGYAGIVPNNGGTFYQGLQNTDSTWSGPFGNFTTASVLGSKYAPIQFMEFSVNLSKLGLDPMTFTSGSICNLAFGKVLVKSRSSTSFSSALKDFTSPFHFRSVADLETDVDFPRQCPTHTTSVITVANPLSTSTYYWSTSNGNIVGATTGTSITVSGPGTYIVTQELLSGCGENGRDSIVITSYDNCSVLYSSVKSLNVQLQNTLPLLSWQLLNYDQVATVTVERRTERSGFYSIVTMKDNGTADYRYTDKNAQQDDLYFYRLKITDKDGRTYYSEVVTIKTGNTNALHVKVNPNPVSGSDMNLYVTLPNNELATIQLIHTSGKIVDRQQQRLAKGTSHIKLNRKMAWQPGLYILRITAGTEIIQQKIIIAE from the coding sequence TTGAAGAAGCATGCATTGCATATTATTCTTCTTTTTCCACTATTTCTTTCTGCACAGATCACCAGCCCAATGATCCGTGCAAATTTTGGCGTTGATGCAGACCTAAGGGCAAACTTTTTCAATTTATCAATTTTAGCAGGCAATGATGACTGGTTTCATGATGGGACAGCAGGTGCAGGTATTCATGTTATCGACACAACAGGTGCCGCAGGTATCCTGAGCGGTTATTCCACTAACCCTTTAACAAAACCGATGTCGTTTGCAAGAAGCATGCGCTATCCGGTTTTGAGTACTATCAGCAACCGTATTTATTATGATGCAGCCTTCGTTAGGGATCATCGGGATAATGATTCAACTGCTTTTATTGGCGGACTGAAGAATGGCCAAAGTCCGCAGGCATGGGCTGGCACTACTACTCCTGTTTTATCGAAGAATGATATTTCTGAAGTTTTTCTGCATGTGCGTAGAGATGGTACCAACCCAACCGATTCATTGTGGTTTTTTGGCGCTGTAGGCATCCTGGGCACAAATGGTGATCGCTATTTCGACTTTGAATTATATCAAACAGATATTGCCTATAACAAAGCAACCGGTTTGTTTCAAAATTATGGACCAGACTTTGGCCATACTACGTGGAAATTTGATGGAGCCGGCAATATCACTCAACTGGGTGACATCATTTTTACTGCAGAGTATGGAAACGCAGGTCTTAATTTTATTGAAGCCAGAATCTGGACGGAAAAAACATCTATTACCACTGTATCTCCCGGAGCGTTTGACTGGACAGGTACGTTTGATGGAGAGGCTGCAAGTTCAACACACGGTTATGCTGGCATTGTTCCCAATAATGGAGGTACGTTTTATCAAGGCTTGCAAAATACCGACTCAACCTGGTCAGGACCTTTTGGAAATTTTACAACTGCCAGTGTGTTAGGGTCCAAATATGCACCCATTCAGTTTATGGAGTTTTCGGTAAACCTTTCGAAACTCGGGCTCGACCCAATGACGTTTACAAGTGGTTCTATATGTAATCTTGCATTTGGAAAAGTGTTGGTGAAATCAAGATCATCTACTTCTTTTTCTTCTGCTTTGAAAGATTTCACAAGTCCTTTTCATTTCCGTTCAGTAGCAGACCTGGAAACTGACGTCGACTTTCCAAGACAATGTCCAACTCATACTACGTCTGTCATAACGGTAGCAAATCCGTTATCAACATCAACTTATTACTGGAGCACAAGTAATGGTAATATTGTTGGTGCTACAACAGGAACCTCCATTACCGTAAGTGGCCCCGGCACTTATATTGTTACACAGGAGCTCTTAAGTGGATGCGGTGAAAACGGAAGAGATTCAATTGTTATTACTTCGTATGATAACTGCAGCGTATTGTATTCTTCGGTTAAATCATTGAACGTTCAGTTACAAAATACACTTCCGCTGCTATCATGGCAATTACTCAATTATGATCAGGTTGCTACCGTTACTGTTGAGAGAAGAACTGAACGATCAGGTTTTTACAGTATTGTAACAATGAAAGATAACGGCACAGCAGACTATCGCTATACTGATAAAAATGCGCAGCAGGATGATCTATACTTTTACCGTTTAAAAATAACAGATAAAGACGGACGCACTTATTACAGTGAAGTTGTTACGATAAAAACCGGCAATACCAATGCACTGCATGTAAAAGTAAACCCCAACCCTGTAAGTGGCAGTGATATGAACCTGTATGTAACATTGCCGAACAATGAACTGGCCACTATTCAACTGATTCACACTTCAGGAAAAATTGTTGACCGGCAGCAACAAAGACTCGCAAAAGGTACCAGCCATATTAAACTTAACAGGAAAATGGCATGGCAACCGGGTCTGTACATTCTCCGCATCACTGCCGGTACAGAAATCATCCAGCAAAAGATCATTATTGCAGAATAA